The genomic DNA ATTTGATTTCAGGAGCATCAAGTGGTATTGGGGAAGAGACTACTCGTGTTCTTGCTCTTCGTGGTGTTCACGTTGTAATGGCTGTAAGGAACATAGAATCTGGTAATCAAGTTAGAGAAAAGATACTAAAGGAGACACCTGAGGCTAAGATTGATGTAATGAAGTTAGATCTTAGCTCAATGGCTTCTGTCAGGAGCTTTGCATCAGAGTACAAGTCTTTGGACCTACCCTTGAATCTTCTTATGTAAAATCCATAACTTAACTGTTTGTTTCAGTAAATTGCTGTATTACTTAATGTTGATAATACTTGTTAGTCAGACTTAAaccttgttcttgtttttgtagcAATAATGCAGGGATTATGGCATGTCCCTTCATGCTTTCAAGCGACAACTTTGAATTACAGTTTGCAACCAATCATTTGGGTATGTTTCGTTTAGAAGAACATTTGATCTCCTccatttttgcttctttgtagAACTTTTGTTAACATGAGGTACTCGAAATGTAATGAGGAACATTTTCTATGTTAGGTTGTTTATGTTTGTATGATTTTTCTCAGGTCATTTTCTGTTGACGAACCTTCTTTTGGAGACAATGAAGAAAACAGCTAATGAAAGCAATAGAGAAGGAAGAATTGTTATTGTCTCATCAGAAGGTCATAGATTTGCTTACGGGCAAGGGATTCGGTTTGATAAAATAAATGACGAAGCAAGGTGATTGTTATGTGATAGTATTGTTCACTACTTTTCGATTTTCAATTTGTAGTAAACTAGTAACATACTCATATTGATCTCATCGTNNNNNNNNNNNNNNNNNNNNNNNNNNNNNNNNNNNNNNNNNNNNNNNNNNNNNNNNNNNNNNNNNNNNNNNNNNNNNNNNNNNNNNNNNNNNNNNNNNNNNNNNNNNNNNNNNNNNNNNNNNNNNNNNNNNNNNNNNNNNNNNNNNNNNNNNNNNNNNNNNNNNNNNNNNNNNNNNNNNNNNNNNNNNNNNNNNNNNNNNNNNNNNNNNNNNNNNNNNNNNNNNNNNNNNNNNNNNNNNNNNNNNNNNNNNNNNNNNNNNNNNNNNNNNNNNNNNNNNNNNNNNNNNNNNNNNNNNNNNNNNNNNNNNNNNNNNNNNNNNNNNNNNNNNNNNNNNNNNNNNNNNNNNNNNNNNNNNNNNNNNNNNNNNNNNNNNNNNNNNNNNNNNNNNNNNNNNNNNNNNNNNNNNNNNNNNNNNNNNNNNNNNNNNNNNNNNNNNNNNNNNNNNNNNNNNNNNNNNNNNNNNNNNNNNNNNNNNNNNNNNNNNNNNNNNNNNNNNNNNNNNNNNNNNNNNNNNNNNNNNNNNNNNNNNNNNNNNNNNNNNNNNNNNNNNNNNNNNNNNNNNNNNNNNNNNNNNNNNNNNNNNNNNNNNNNNNNNNNNNNNNNNNNNNNNNNNNNNNNNNNNNNNNNNNNNNNNNNNNNNNNNNNNNNNNNNNNNNNNNNNNNNNNNNNNNNNNNNNNNNNNNNNNNNNNNNNNNNNNNNNNNNNNNNNNNNNNNNNNNNNNNNNNNNNNNNNNNNNNNNNNNNNNNNNNNNNNNNNNNNNNNNNNNNNNNNNNNNNNNNNNNNNNNNNNNNNNNNNNNNNNNNNNNNNNNNNNNNNNNNNNNNNNNNNNNNNNNNNNNNNNNNNNNNNNNNNNNNNNNNNNNNNNNNNNNNNNNNNNNNNNNNNNNNNNNNNNNNNNNNNNNNNNNNNNNNNNNNNNNNNNNNNNNNNNNNNNNNNNNNNNNNNNNNNNNNNNNNNNNNNNNNNNNNNNNNNNNNNNNNNNNNNNNNNNNNNNNNNNNNNNNNNNNNNNNNNNNNNNNNNNNNNNNNNNNNNNNNNNNNNNNNNNNNNNNNNNNNNNNNNNNNNNNNNNNNNNNNNNNNNNNNNNNNNNNNNNNNNNNNNNNNNNNNNNNNNNNNNNNNNNNNNNNNNNNNNNNNNNNNNNNNNNNNNNNNNNNNNNNNNNNNNNNNNNNNNNNNNNNNNNNNNNNNNNNNNNNNNNNNNNNNNNNNNNNNNNNNNNNNNNNNNNNNNNNNNNNNNNNNNNNNNNNNNNNNNNNNNNNNNNNNNNNNNNNNNNNNNNNNNNNNNNNNNNNNNNNNNNNNNNNNNNNNNNNNNNNNNNNNNNNNNNNNNNNNNNNNNNNNNNNNNNNNNNNNNNNNNNNNNNNNNNNNNNNNNNNNNNNNNNNNNNNNNNNNNNNNNNNNNNNNNNNNNNNNNNNNNNNNNNNNNNNNNNNNNNNNNNNNNNNNNNNNNNNNNNNNNNNNNNNNNNNNNNNNNNNNNNNNNNNNNNNNNNNNNNNNNNNNNNNNNNNNNNNNNNNNNNNNNNNNNNNNNNNNNNNNNNNNNNNNNNNNNNNNNNNNNNNNNNNNNNNNNNNNNNNNNNNNNNNNNNNNNNNNNNNNNNNNNNNNNNNNNNNNNNNNNNNNNNNNNNNNNNNNNNNNNNNNNNNNNNNNNNNNNNNNNNNNNNNNNNNNNNNNNNNNNNNNNNNNNNNNNNNNNNNNNNNNNNNNNNNNNNNNNNNNNNNNNNNNNNNNNNNNNNNNNNNNNNNNNNNNNNNNNNNNNNNNNNNNNNNNNNNNNNNNNNNNNNNNNNNNNNNNNNNNNNNNNNNNNNNNNNNNNNNNNNNNNNNNNNNNNNNNNNNNNNNNNNNNNNNNNNNNNNNNNNNNNNNNNNNNNNNNNNNNNNNNNNNNNNNNNNNNNNNNNNNNNNNNNNNNNNNNNNNNNNNNNNNNNNNNNNNNNNNNNNNNNNNNNNNNNNNNNNNNNNNNNNNNNNNNNNNNNNNNNNNNNNNNNNNNNNNNNNNNNNNNNNNNNNNNNNNNNNNNNNNNNNNNNNNNNNNNNNNNNNNNNNNNNNNNNNNNNNNNNNNNNNNNNNNNNNNNNNNNNNNNNNNNNNNNNNNNNNNNNNNNNNNNNNNNNNNNNNNNNNNNNNNNNNNNNNNNNNNNNNNNNNNNNNNNNNNNNNNNNNNNNNNNNNNNNNNNNNNNNNNNNNNNNNNNNNNNNNNNNNNNNNNNNNNNNNNNNNNNNNNNNNNNNNNNNNNNNNNNNNNNNNNNNNNNNNNNNNNNNNNNNNNNTCAGGTCATTTTCTGTTGACGAACCTTCTTTTGGAGACAATGAAGAAAACAGCTAATGAAAGCAATAGAGAAGGAAGAATTGTTATTGTCTCATCAGAAGGTCATAGATTTGCTTACGGGCAAGGGATTCGGTTTGATAAAATAAATGACGAAGCAAGGTGATTGTTATGTGATAGTATTGTTCACTACTTTTCGATTTTCAATTTGTAGTAAACTAGTAACATACTCATATTGATCTCATCGTTTCTCTATAGTTACAATACTTTGCAAGCATATGGTCAGTCAAAGCTCTGTAACATACTGCACGCTAGTGAGCTCGCTAGGAAGTTCAAGGTAAAATCGTATTTTGCAGGtcattttgttaatattatatcAATTCAAAATGCCAAAGAGAAAGCTAAAGGAAAGAAGATTTGTTgatctttttttggttatgtttaaAACAGGAACAAGTTGTGAACATCACTGCCAATTCACTTCATCCCGGATCCATTATGACCAATCTTTTGCGCTACCACAGCTTCATAAATAGTAAAATTCTTTTTCTCATCATACTTCATTTCTGAATTCTTTAGACAACAATCTTAAAAAGTTCGTCTTTTTGTAAGAATATAGTTTCAGCCTTCTCTCTGATTCGTAATCTATGTGATGTTTGTTCCTGTATGACTAATATAAAGTGAACTCTTTCTTAAGCTTATCAATGGATGTTTATGATCTAACAGTAGATGCATCAAAGTATCAACCAATAAtgtcaatgattttttttcttctcttgtttgaTGCAGCAATTGGTAATGCGGTGGGAAAGTATGTTCTGAAGAGTATTCCACAGGTCAGGTTTTGTTTTATCCAATTAATATCCAAGGTCATGATCATGCTCAAGCATATGATCATTCTTTCCTCAGCNTCAGGTCATTTTCTGTTGACGAACCTTCTTTTGGAGACAATGAAGAAAACAGCTAATGAAAGCAATAGAGAAGGAAGAATTGTTATTGTCTCATCAGAAGGTCATAGATTTGCTTACGGGCAAGGGATTCGGTTTGATAAAATAAATGACGAAGCAAGGTGATTGTTATGTGATAGTATTGTTCACTACTTTTCGATTTTCAATTTGTAGTAAACTAGTAACATACTCATATTGATCTCATCGTTTCTCTATAGTTACAATACTTTGCAAGCATATGGTCAGTCAAAGCTCTGTAACATACTGCACGCTAGTGAGCTCGCTAGGAAGTTCAAGGTAAAATCGTATTTTGCAGGtcattttgttaatattatatcAATTCAAAATGCCAAAGAGAAAGCTAAAGGAAAGAAGATTTGTTgatctttttttggttatgtttaaAACAGGAACAAGTTGTGAACATCACTGCCAATTCACTTCATCCCGGATCCATTATGACCAATCTTTTGCGCTACCACAGCTTCATAAATAGTAAAATTCTTTTTCTCATCATACTTCATTTCTGAATTCTTTAGACAACAATCTTAAAAAGTTCGTCTTTTTGTAAGAATATAGTTTCAGCCTTCTCTCTGATTCGTAATCTATGTGATGTTTGTTCCTGTATGACTAATATAAAGTGAACTCTTTCTTAAGCTTATCAATGGATGTTTATGATCTAACAGTAGATGCATCAAAGTATCAACCAATAAtgtcaatgattttttttcttctcttgtttgaTGCAGCAATTGGTAATGCCGTGGGAAAGTATGTTCTGAAGAGTATTCCACAGGTCAGGTTTTGTTTTATCCAATTAATATCCAAGGTCGTGATCATGCTCAAGCATATGATCATTCTTTCCTCAGctcacacacatacatacatgtttgtatatgagtttttttcttatacGGTTATTGCAGGGAGCGGCAACTACATGCTATGCAGCACTACATCCGCAAGTAAAGGGAGTGAGTGGAGAATACTTGATGGATAACAACATATCCAACCCTAACTCTCAGGGTAAAGATAAAGATTTGGCCAAGAAGTTATGGGAATTTAGCTTGAGCTTAACTGGTGAAGAAGAATCATAGATGCCTTAGGGTCTCGTTTATATATATGGGACTATAAAGCTTGGTTCAGTTTTAATAACAAGAAtcctatgaaaaaaaaagttgatttcTCATTATTAACCTCAGCcctgtatatatttttacaaaataaaaacgaaattttgtGTAAGTTTAGTTTGAAATTGGATTGTAATCAAGTTTAGTAAGCCTTTACATTTCTGCTGTGGTCCAATTTTGTGAGTTACTTACAGTATCTGGAATCGCATTCAATAGAAggtatagaagaagaagagcaaggtTAGAGGTCAAAAGATACTTACCTGGACAGGGTCAACAGTCGATCAAGAAGAACTGTGGCCTATGCTAGTGTCTTCCATTGCACTTTGGAAGGGTGCTTTAGCTTAAGGACTCCTTAAAGCGGGAGAGCCTGCGTCATTATATGTTGTCGCGGCGGCTTGCGTTGGCGCAGCCCCTCCCATTTTTCTTAAGTCAAATCTTCAGTGGATAAATCAGTTTGATGAATGTTTAAGAGTAGTAGTGGATTGTGATGATCAATTTCATAAGTCTAAAGTGTTTTAAGAAACTGATTGGCTGGTGTATACTGGACGGTAGTATAGCTTGATAAGCGTCATCATTAACATCAGTTAATCATGAACAAGAGGTTTCGATTTACGGATCTTGTCTTTTGCACAGTCTATGGACACACTGACCACCCTAGGAAACAGCTCTCTAGCTTTCTGTAATATGAGTCCAATGCTCTGTGAAcagagtttttatttataaaaaagaaaagctctTTTTGACTTGAAAACTGCTACTCACGTGAATAAGAAGTAATTttatgggaaaaaaaattaaaaagtgcCCACAGAGATAGAGCTTTTTATGTTGatcaaaaataccaaatcaCCTCTTTCACATAAGCaattatctttctctctttcgctggcagccaaattttttttatgatttttagaTCTCTGGCATAACTTGAAGAAGACTTCGCCGACCGTCGTGACTGCTTCTCTCTTTGCCGGCGCACTGAGGTCTAGTCAATGAAGGTTTCACGTCTTCCCATTGGCGAgtctattttttctctctctcattgtAATCTTTGATTTGAaggttttagaagaaaaataagatttcaattGATCAATGATTACAAAGAATTATAAGCTTTTGTTTTCGGTATGTGTTAATTGGTTAAGATTACATCATCTTCTCCGATTAATATCCAATTCGATTAGTGATTAGAGCCCATGAGTTCCCTAGAAAGTATCACTTATGGTTTAGATTTCTTcatccaaaataaaatagattgaATTGTATCCACTGAATTCACATGATAAAAGATGGTGTTTGTGATGGagtgattttgtgtgtttggaaaGAGTTAgtgttgaaagagaaagaagatggtgTTGATGGAGTACGATAGTGAGTAGTGGTCAGGAGAAGAAGTGATGCTTTTGATCTAGTGTTGATTTGTCACTGTACATTGCactcttgatattttttcaaaaattaatacatatacTAATAAACATGTGCAATTTACAATACCCAAAAAGTTaatacagtatatttttataatttaaactcGCAGtcttataacaatttttttccctattttactctttctttatctacattaacttttaatatatacttttgaaaTAGTAATAactgaataaataaaaggaaataaatcttttaaatttacGCTTATTCATCACTATCAATTATTATTTGATGGACGAGAAAGTGACATTTTAAGagagaaatacaaaaataaagtattacAGAAATACATATCAATTTGTAAGCtttgaaatacaaaaattaatggaataaaatatgatttttaaaaatgaaaagaattaCGCTGAACATGAGAGAACggggctgggcattcgggttaATGGGTAAtggaaaatagaacccattcgggtattttactatgtttgggttcggttcggttcgggtagtacagggttcgggtcggtttggatTACAATTTTCAGAACCcaattagtacccgaactaccgggtacccgaaaaatataattaaaattaattaaatttaaataaatttagttaaagtttgacttatgtgacaatatattttagatattttgattatttttgatatttaggtataaaactaaatgaaatattcaaaattataatcataacttTAGGGTAATTGCagtatattaatgataaatattataaatatgtttatatgttcgggtttgttgggtacccaaacgggtatcGAGTATTATCCAACCCTAACCCGAATCctcgggtattagaaaatagaacccaataagGTTTTATAAGCAAACCCgaacccaacccgaacccgattTTTCAGGTCAGGTTCcgggttgggtattcgggtacaGTTTTTATGCCGAGGCCTAAGAGAACCCCTATTAGAGAAAATGAAGATTCATATCTAAATTGCCCATAAAAGTAAGACCAAATGAACGAACAACAACATTGAATGCATCTCAGCAAGTAGatgattaataaattttctgcAACTTTCATGTTTATGAgacatttcttttttattcaatgaCGGCTTCTCAGACaattccaataaaaaaaattggtttattaGGTTTTGTAGAAAATTTCAATAAGCAACATagaattagagagagagagaaagaaaatgctgagaaagaagagagaagatttgCGCATTTTCATAGCTTTGAGCGTTTAAAAAATTcaatggagagaaagagaaaatcattGTTTAGTTTGTGGAAGAAAAAATGGcgatatacaaaataaaacaagaaatgaaATCTATACCCTTCTTTATTTGGTATTTAGTTTTCTCCCTTCCCCTTTATTTTTAACCATACTTATCTCTCTTTTCCATTCTAACTACAAAAATGTCGTTGAACAGAAAAATATTTGCTAGTGTTAATACTTATATTACTAGCGAAATTGTTCATTAAATTTCAGTGATATTGTTTATCAAAACTGGGTTACACAATATATAACAATACTGTTACATAATGTGCTAATATACTTAATAGCCcgtgtaatcatatatatttttatcgaGCAATTTATCATTTACACATTGTCATCTCTTTGTCCAATAAAAAAATGCATTATCGTCTTTTCATCTTATATTCATGGATGAAACACTAACTTTTTGGACAATGGATTGTCATTTTTTACATTTGTTCTGTATCTGCATAATTTACAACTCCTCTGTCGTAGTGTTTTGTATATACCCCGTAATTTTCTCTTATAATAAGAGGCATGATGTGGCAACTTTCTGAGTTCCTCAAAGATACAAACGACAAATATAACcccaaaaatattcaaaaaccaaaatagacTCGTATTGCAACTTGCAAGCCATTCATTCCTTTAAGTACATCAATAAAGTCATGACATATTCATAAGTCTATGAAGGACAGAGACATAAACTAGAGATTAATACAACATCCATTAGTAAAAATCTTACTTTCTCGACAATTAGTGGCCGCAAACACTGCGACTCGGACCAGAAACTAACTTACGACCCGACCAAAAAAACTCCTTGTTCACTCTCTTCTCGTTCTTTCCCATTCCACCTCCCAAATCTACTCCAATAACGTCACAACCACGATACGGTACCATTGCCATTAACACGTCAAGTAACCGAACAAGAAGACCAAAACTTtgaaaagcttcttcatctccatatacttcatatAACAATCACTTCGATAATTAGGATTTGACGATAAACATGCATATTTATGGGGTTCTCATGTTTATGGTTTCTATGTTGGTTAATGCATATTTAATGACTTGGGTTAATTCAATTGACTGATTACACTTTTGGAATAGAATAatgatttgggttttttttcatATACATTGTGTTTTAATGcagtttttattaaataatctGAGTCTGGCTCTTAAAAAGAATGTATCTGTAcaaattctttttcttcagtttctctctttttgtttttgtttttctttactgaaaatgacattttacggaaaaaaaaaaaaaaagaaaagagacaaaGTTTCGTGcaacaaataatttaatatgaaGGAGAATATATTGGAAACtgcaataaaaattaaactagaaTGTATTTGACTCTCTATTTTCTTTGGTCATCGGATGTATGTGACTCTTAGGCCATATTTATCGGTAAAACGAAGGCCTGATCTTGGgcttttttaaattgaaaaaaattgaacagTGTAAATAAGATCAGGCCTTCTGATCTTAAATAAGATCAGTTCTTCGGGTGATCTTCCGGGCACGTGTCTGAACGAGATTGGttggaaattattttgttttcgtatcattttctttctcttcactcgggttttcctaaattttttttcttgttctctccGAAGAGGCGAAACGGCGAAACTCGGAGACCTTTCTTCGTCTCCGATTCCGGTGTGTTCCGACCACTTCCGgtgatctcttcttctcctcgtctCCTCGTCTCCTCGTGTCCACCGAGCTCGTCGTCTCCACCGTCTCCTCTGTCTCGCTGATGCAGATCATTCGAACAAATGCAATAACATCCTTGTCCAATCTGCGGCTGCGCTTGGGAGTTTCGCTTGTGGGTTTGAAGCCGGAGTTCAAGCTGTTCTTGATGCCGGTGTTTTCactcgtcttcttcgtcttctcacTAATCCTGACGAAAAGGTTTAATCTTTTATTGACTTTTTTGCTCAAGTCTAATCTTAGATTGGGAAATGAGATTAGAATTACTATGTGAGTCTTCTCAAGAAGCTTCAACGATTTAAATTTGTTCATAATCTTTCTTGTTTAGGAGTTTAAAGTTTTCACCTTTTGAATTGTCTGCATCTGAGGAAGTAGTAAAGCATTGGCCTTTAGATTGGGAAATGAGATGGGTCTTCTCAAGAAGCTTGAAcgttttagatttgttattgaATCTTTCTTGTTTAGGAGTTTAAAGTTTTCACCTTTTGAATTGTATGCATCTGAGGAAGTAGTAAAGCATTGGCCTTTGAATTATGTGAACCGGTTCCTTATTGCTTCTGTTTCGTTTATGTTATTCATTTCTTCAGGTAGTAGATGCAGGGGCTCGTTCCCTTAGAATGATATTTCAATCTAATCAAGCTCCAAAGTACGATTTTCTTCAAGAGAAAAACATGGAGTTTCTATTCTCGTTGTTGAATAGTGAGAATGAGAATGTTAGTGGACTTGGTGCGAGCATCATTGCTCATGCTTGTGGAACAAGTGTAGAGCAGCGGGTTCTTTGTGAAGCTGGTGTCTTGGAAAAGCTTGGTATCCTTCTTGATGGTTCGTTAAGCCAAAGAGAAGCTGATATTGATCTCAGCCAATTGCCCACCGTTGAGGAGATCAGAGATTAAGTACTACGCTATGCTTGCCAAAGTTGGAGTTCATCACTACAATGGCAACAATGTTGATTTGGGAACTGCTTCTGGTAAATACTTCCGAGTCTCTTGCCTCAGCATCGTCGATCCT from Camelina sativa cultivar DH55 chromosome 2, Cs, whole genome shotgun sequence includes the following:
- the LOC104718840 gene encoding short-chain dehydrogenase TIC 32, chloroplastic isoform X4; the encoded protein is MWPFWWKGASGFSARSTAEEVTHGIDGTGLTAVVTGASSGIGEETTRVLALRGVHVVMAVRNIESGNQVREKILKETPEAKIDVMKLDLSSMASVRSFASEYKSLDLPLNLLINNAGIMACPFMLSSDNFELQFATNHLGHFLLTNLLLETMKKTANESNREGRIVIVSSEGHRFAYGQGIRFDKINDEASYNTLQAYGQSKLCNILHASELARKFKVKSYFAGTSCEHHCQFTSSRIHYDQSFALPQLHKYNW
- the LOC104718840 gene encoding short-chain dehydrogenase TIC 32, chloroplastic isoform X1; the encoded protein is MWPFWWKGASGFSARSTAEEVTHGIDGTGLTAVVTGASSGIGEETTRVLALRGVHVVMAVRNIESGNQVREKILKETPEAKIDVMKLDLSSMASVRSFASEYKSLDLPLNLLINNAGIMACPFMLSSDNFELQFATNHLGHFLLTNLLLETMKKTANESNREGRIVIVSSEGHRFAYGQGIRFDKINDEASYNTLQAYGQSKLCNILHASELARKFKEQVVNITANSLHPGSIMTNLLRYHSFINTIGNAVGKYVLKSIPQGAATTCYAALHPQVKGVSGEYLMDNNISNPNSQGKDKDLAKKLWEFSLSLTGEEES
- the LOC104718840 gene encoding short-chain dehydrogenase TIC 32, chloroplastic isoform X2 yields the protein MWPFWWKGASGFSARSTAEEVTHGIDGTGLTAVVTGASSGIGEETTRVLALRGVHVVMAVRNIESGNQVREKILKETPEAKIDVMKLDLSSMASVRSFASEYKSLDLPLNLLINNAGIMACPFMLSSDNFELQFATNHLGHFLLTNLLLETMKKTANESNREGRIVIVSSEGHRFAYGQGIRFDKINDEASYNTLQAYGQSKLCNILHASELARKFKEQVVNITANSLHPGSIMTNLLRYHSFINTIGNAVGKYVLKSIPQGAATTCYAALHPQVKGVSGEYLMDNNISNPNSQGKDKDLAKKLWEFSLSLTGEEES